Genomic segment of Apium graveolens cultivar Ventura chromosome 7, ASM990537v1, whole genome shotgun sequence:
GCCAAAGATGATCAGAGACAAAAGCATTAATAATATAAAGTCACATAAAATGTTAGTTGGAAAATAGAGAAAGTTCATAATTTTTTATCATTAAAAAAACATCATAATGTTTTAGTTAAATTTAGTCATATATTCATAGTTAAATTAACGTAAATTTTACCCTGGATGCATATAGATCAATATATTCAAATCAACGGTAAAAAACTTACTATGAACATCACAATCCTTATCTTGGAGGAGGCACTCTTGTGCTAGATATTCTTCAGTCAATTTTACAATTTCATGCTTACGAGACGATTTTACTTTATTGCCTCTCTCTCTCCTTTCCTTCTTTTCGTTTGCAAGTTTATCAAGATGGTTGTCATGAATAAGGTGTTCCACAAGATTGATTGATGGTGACGAACTGCATTTAAACTTTATAGATCGAGAAGTGTATATGCGCCTTTTAGTGCATCCAAATGATCTCTTTTTCTTCCATTCTGATGAACATGACAACAAGCTCTTCACACAAATGTTAGTTGTTCCATCGAGTCTCCTATTGAGCGAATGTCTCACGTTCCTTCTCCGCTTGCATGATTTTGGAAAAGATAAGATATTATTACAACCACTCCTTACACTTGCATTTGTCCCAAAGATCTCAACTGCTACACAACTTGATGATTGTGTATCCTGAATAGAATCCCGAGTTTTAGAAGTGGTAGGATTTCCCAAGGGGACATCACTCTCACCCATTTTCACATATCCTCGTCGTTGATAGTGTTTGACAAATCGTTTTTCCTCTTTTTTGTCAAATTTTGGGTTTAGAAGCTGACCTTCACAAACTTTAGAAAGATTCCACACTTGTTCAGCCTGCGTCTCTTTTTCCAAGTACTTCAGAGCTCGTTTGCATGATGAATTTTGAAGATGTCCATGCACCTCATCTTTTGACGaatcaataacatgttcaaaccTATTCTTCTTCATTGAAACCTCATTTGAAATATTTTTTCTAACATAGCTCCTTTTTGAATGTTGCAAGGGAGTTGAACGCTTCGATGGCGTTTTCGGTATGAATTCGGAGACTTGACCAGTTTGTATTTTTATCTTGGTGCTTTCATCTAGTATCTTGGGTTTATGTTTCTTGGGTTTCTTCCGAGATGTTTTGTTAAGATGAATGCAACTGTTATGCCTCTTTTTGGATTCGTGCTTTTCTGGAGTTGAAGTAACCACGCTAACTCCATCGATTTCATCACTTAAATGATGTGATGTATCATCTGCAAAATAAAAGAGAATATCATTAAGTGTACAAACTGCACAAGAATATATAATATCATTTGGTAAACAAAACCATGTAAATTTATATTGAAACAAACTAAGACAATTATCTAAAAATATCCTTGACCCGTTATTTATTTCAACTTAAACTATTGTCATTAGCAAGGGTAATCTATATATTTTACTTTTGTTCAAGGTATGAGTTAACTATTTTAACTATGCCATTATAATATTATCATTATAAGGATAGTTATAAAAATTCCTAGTTCTTGTTCCCCTATCTAGTTATCATCTAGTCCTTATTTTCATAAATTATATCATCACTGCACTTTAAAAGGTTGAaggaaattaaaaataataataattgcATCAAAGAGCAAAAAAATCTCATAAGAATTTCCATATAATTGAATTACTTCATGACAACCAGCAAAACGTGTCTATGAGAGTTACACTATTAATTCTAAGCAATTCATAAGGAAATATGAAATATAACAGTTAACTTAATTCTATTAAAAACTACTAATTATGACATATAATAAAGCTACTTACACTGTTGCTCCATCCCTCTTGCTTTCGAATCGTTGTCGCCCAACCTTCCATTGATCAACACATGATTCATTAAATTTTTCTTATCTGAGATCGATGGTGTGAGAAAATATTCTTTCCCAAAATCTTCTTCCATCTTATAACAATGtattcaaaatatttttcttcTGCTCCCTGTAAATCAAGATAACACAtgttaattaatattaataatcaTAGAAACCGCCTTCACAAGGAAAACTACTTTTTGGACTTACCCAAAATCTTAAGCAAATAATACATAGTTTCTTAAGATACATTAAACAGTACAACATAATAGCACCTTTATTATATTAAGACCCACCCCAACAAAACTTAAGCAAAGAATGCCAATCATCAAAATTGCCTTAATATCTTTCCAAAGTATTTATTGTTCTTATACAAGTGTTTTTTTCCTAACCTATTTATCGTGTATAAAATATTTAGGCAAACAAATATCTAAACAATTATAATAAAATTGTTAACTTAGCATAGGAAAGTTCAAAGATGATTTACAAGCAGCATTTAAATATCAGTTCATAAAAATATGAAACAGAAGTCTAGTGCAAAACAAAATTGGACGAATACATATAAAAATCACAGAAGTGTGTTGGTGCAAGAAGAATGCTTTTTAGTTACAATTATGGACATTTGTCTTTAACGAAGGATGAGGGGAAAAGAGAGCAAGAAGACACGATTACCAAGTCACTATTAAGTACGCTAGTGTAGCAGCTACAAAAAAACAGAATTCTCATATGCACCAACAAACAATGTAATTTGGGGCCTGGAGATACAAAAGAGTTTTTAGACCCTTTTGAAGGTACAAGGAGGCAAAGAGGGTGCAAGAATCTACTGAAGTGGGGGTGCAGTTCGTCCTAGTCCAAACTAGAAACCGGATAAAAGATCAAACAGACAAGGACCTAGGAGGATCTATATACAACAAATGATGCCTATAAAGGAAATTAATTACTAGGATTTCCACGAGGGTTGAGGAAGGGATGGAAGATTAAAGACGTGTCAGGAAGAGACATGTAATAGGTTAGTCAAACTAAAGATCAAGGAAGAGATGTGTAGTTTGGCAAACTAAAGAGCTAGGTCTCGTCTGGCTAatcatattttcagaaaataagtgCTTAACAAATAAGATTAGCTCGACGGGGGCTATCTAAAGGCCTAAAAAATTAGACAAACGTTGAACATTGTTTTTGTaaattagaaagaagaaatccaaagaATAAGTGCAGATATGACGAGGTGTTTGAAAATAGAAAGAACTGGGATCCGAGAAATAACGAGGCAATGACACACATTAGTTCAGCAAAACAATTAAGCTTAGTGTAGTGCAAAGGGAATACAACCCTGATCATCACACAATCATACATGTATGCACACAATTTTTACGCAATTTTATCGAAAATTTCAAGTGTTAACTAACACAAAATAGCCTAAACAGGTATTTATACAGATAATGTTGACTAACACAACTTAAAAAACAAATTAACAGAACAGCACACGATACACATGATACATAACAACAGTTAATAACTCACAAAACATCACTGATATAAACAGATATAATATACCTATAAAAAACATGTAAAATAATGTAAAGATGTGAATATTATACCTGTAGTAATATCAAGATAAAGGAATTGAATTTAGGGTCTGTATGTATAGTAATATATGGTATAAGTGTGTAAATATATGTTTGAGGAGATGGGCTTATGGGTTTAAGGGTTTATCCTAATTACTAAATTAAACGTGAAAATAAGAGAGGGTGTTGTGCACGCGCTTAATAAATAAATCTGGGGAGTCTTGCTTTGGTCTAGTAGTTTGACTATTGTATTGTAGTTTGACTATTGTATTGGTTATTTTACtgaaatttataaatatttataattgtaGAATAGAGAAAAATTATGTTATTTTAATAGCATATCTAATTTTTCTTggaaaaaatatcaaaattatatatttttttaaaatatatgtgACTTTACTACTTTTtgaaaaaaaatacaaaaatacaattTACAATTAAAATCAGTAATATATATAACTTAATTTACATTTTTTAAGAAATAACTAATTTTTTTGTTGGTGAGTGGTATCAAATTGCAAAAAGTGAATAATTTAAAGTATCCTTCTTAGTTAATATATTGATAAACTTTCTTAAAgaaatgatatattgttaatgaTATATCTTTATCAATATTGTTAAACATTTTATATACctgaaattaaaaatgaaaatgaaaaaaaaatatcaaCTAACTTTATAAATTAAGAATAGTATATAAATAGACATAAATTTACTTTAAAAAAATAAGTGattgtaatattttatttttatcccaAATTAGTAGTGATTTTTTTCTAGTTAAATTGATCGAAAGTtacatatattttttatataaaaaattaaaagaacTATATCAATGGAAATAATATTGAGTCTATTTAGAAttgtatttttaatttttttgaaattatttaatttttcACTAAATTTGAATCAAATTAATAATCAAACATTCAAACAATTCATTTACACTTGCACAAAGACTTAGCTAAAAAAATGTcaaaaataccaaaaataattattatagaTATTATGTAAAAAATTGTCATGTCCAATGGTGCTTTGCCATAATCTATAATTTTAGCCTAACTTATCTATGTTGGTTATATTTATGAATCTATATAGACCTGTAGAAAAATTACACATCATATATTatcataataaaataaaatattttatttatactAACTTGAATAGGAGCAACATGCTATTTTTAAAAAATAGTCAATTGTTATAGCCAGTTCCACCCAAATAAATCAGTTTATAGATTCAACAAAATTTTCATAAtcattatcttatctattttagCCAACCATTTTAGCCAACACTTGTTGCACTTACCTAGGAATAAAACTTGTAATATAAATCTTCCTCCTATCCAGTAATGGAATGTGCCTGGAGATACCGAAGAGTTTCTTTAGTCCCCTTGGAAGGTACAAGGAGACGATGCCAAGAATCTGTTTACAATCTGTCCTAGTCCAAGCTAGAAACTCAATAAAAGATTGAAGAGATAACAGGAAGAGACATGTAATACGTTACGTAAACTTAAGATCAAGGAAGAGATTTGTAGTTAGCTAGGAAAACTAAAGATCAAGGTCCTGTCTGGCTAATCTTATTTTCATAAAGTAAGTGCTTAAGAAATAAGATTAGCTGAAGGACCTTGATCTTTAGTTTTCCTAGCTAACTACAAATCTCTTCCTTGATCTTAAGTTTAGTAATCTAAGTACGTGTCTAGGAAATACGATTAGCTGAACAGGGCCTGTCAAAAGGCCTAAGAAATCAGACAAACACTTTACATTTTTTTATGTAAATTACAAAGAAGAAAGCCAAAAATAAGCGCAGATATGTCATGTCAGGAGCAAGGTGTTAGAAAATAGAAGGACCTTGGATCCGAGTTCAGCAAAACAGCGAGGTAGAACCAAATTACACATTGCGTTCAACATAATAGTTAAAATAAACTATGTCAGACAACAGGGGCCATCAAGGCCTAGAAAATTACAAAACTCGACATTTGTTTATTGTAAATTACAAAGAAGAAAGCCAAAAAATAAGCGCGGATATGTCAGGAGCAAGGTGTTTGAAGATAGAAGGAACTTGGATCCAAGCAGTAATGGGGCAACGACGCACATTAGTTTAGTAAAACAGCGAGGTAGAACCAAATTACACATTGCGTTCAATTTAATAGTTAAAATAAACTATGTCAGACAACAAGGGCCATGAAGGCTTAGAAAAACAGACAAAACTTGATATTTGTTTATTGTAAATTACAAAGAAGAAAGCCAAGAAATAAGCGCAGATATGTCAGGAGCAAGGTGTTTGAAGATAGAAGGAACTTGGATCCCGAGAAGTAATAAGGCACACTACAAACATTAGTTCAGCAAAACACGACGTAGAACCAGATGACACAATTTGTTCAACGTAATAGTAGAACTCTGCAGACACTTCCCAGGTCACCAGGAAAAACATAATAGTATCCTCACATATGTTACCACACTTCTTGTCCCTGCAATTGGAGTCTATTCTCCGACTTCTCTCCCAAATTTAACACTTGTATTATCTACAATATTCTAAACATATGTCACCAGTACTATTAAACTGTAACATAAAGACCGTATAGAAGAGAACTAAAAACAATTCAGCAAGCATTCAAATCAATTACTATCATAATCTATCAATTCTATCATAATGCAGATACCTTGTTGAGTAATCatataaacaaaaaaaaaatcagagaTCTCGTTGAGTAATGCAGCTCGGATAAAGAAGCTGGATTAGTTAATTCGGAAACATGATCACATAAATAATCAGATAAACGAGGCAACATTATCACACAAGACTAATTCAAATTTAGCAACTAAATTAAGCTCGTATTGTTCATACTTCCCACGAAGAATCAAACACAATGTCACAAAATCCTCGTAAATTTGAACATTAAAAAATCTTATTATATTAAGACCCACCCCAACAAAATTTAAGCAAAGAATGCCAATTATCAAAATTGCCTTAATATCTTTCCAAAGTATTAATTGTACTTATACAAGTGTTTTTTCCTGACCTGTTTATCGTGTACAAAATAATTAGGCAAACAAATATCTAAACAATTATAATAAATTGTTAACTTAGCACAGGAAAGTTCAAAGATGATTTACAAGCAGCATCTAAATATCAGTTCATAAAAATATGAAACAGATGTCTAGTTCAAAACAAAATTGGACGAATACATATAAAAATCACAAAAGTGTGTTGGTGCAAGAAGAATGCTTTTTAGTTACAATTATGGACATTTGTCTTTAACGCAAGGATGAGgggaaaagaaagcaagaagacACGAAGGAGGGAAATAAACAAACCGTTACCAAGTCACTATTAAAAACGCTTAATGTAGCAGCTACAAAAAACAGAATTCTCATATGCACCAACAAGCAATGTAATTTGGGGCCTGGAGATACAAAAGAGTTTTTAGACCCTTTTGAAGGTACAAGGAGGCAAGAGGGTGCAAGAATCTACTGAGGTGGGGGTGCAGTTCATCCTAGTCCAAACTACAAACAGGATAAAAGATTAAACAGGCGAGGACTGAGGATCTATATTTACAACAAATGATGCCTATAAAGGAAATTAATTACTAGAATATCCACGAGGGTTGAGGAAGGGATGGAAGATTAAAGACGTATCAGGAAGAGACATGTAATAGGTTAGTCAAGCTAAAGATCAAGGAAGAGATGTGTAGTTTGGCAAACTAAAGAGCT
This window contains:
- the LOC141672406 gene encoding uncharacterized protein LOC141672406 yields the protein MEEDFGKEYFLTPSISDKKNLMNHVLINGRLGDNDSKARGMEQQYDTSHHLSDEIDGVSVVTSTPEKHESKKRHNSCIHLNKTSRKKPKKHKPKILDESTKIKIQTGQVSEFIPKTPSKRSTPLQHSKRSYVRKNISNEVSMKKNRFEHVIDSSKDEVHGHLQNSSCKRALKYLEKETQAEQVWNLSKVCEGQLLNPKFDKKEEKRFVKHYQRRGYVKMGESDVPLGNPTTSKTRDSIQDTQSSSCVAVEIFGTNASVRSGCNNILSFPKSCKRRRNVRHSLNRRLDGTTNICVKSLLSCSSEWKKKRSFGCTKRRIYTSRSIKFKCSSSPSINLVEHLIHDNHLDKLANEKKERRERGNKVKSSRKHEIVKLTEEYLAQECLLQDKDCDVHSFVEFIAKFESLSIHHENYQLVVRNQSLGAPIVPYKGKLNPLRKNKKNKKNKKNKKELVKVDLDEESRRAWLKLMDNSGYSYEQGSENEEYWKRERKTMIERVTTAISIFSCYQGNRSFSRWKGSVTDSVMGTFLTQNVTDHLSRQVPS